The sequence GTCTTGTTATCAAGAACGAAAGGAGCAAGAATCACACCATTACAGATACTACAAAGATTCCTATTACCCAGAAACTTTATCGGCGATTGCGAATCTTGAAATACTGCCAGTACAGAGCAAAGGTATAAAACTATTGACGCCAAACAATTTCCAAAGTATTTGGCAAGTGAAACAATTCAGTTATTTTTGCTATAGAATGTTTAAAATACAAAAAGGGCTCATATGGTATATATATGGGGACAACCAATTTGAAGCATTACTTCGTCAACAATTAGCAATATATCAACTCGGTAATCCATTTATCTTTATCGGTCAAAAAACAAATATTTACCCCTATTTACAATTATCTGATCTGTATATTGAATGGAATCAATCATTATCGATCAGACATGAGGCAGAATTGTTACAAAAGCCTATTGTAAAACTGGACGATAATATGTTTTATGAGAAGTCATGTGCTATGACAAAATGGCTAAACGCGATCCAGGCCATTCGACAGGCTGAAAGAAAGTCAAACAGTGTATAGTAGAAATGGGTTTGGTTGAAAAGAAAGCTGGGTATGATAGAAAAGTACGAAGAAATAGTAAAATAAAACTAATTTGTTCTTTAAAACGAATTAAATATACGTTATAATAAAGTAACGAATAGGAATAAAGGTAATGTTTTTGTGAGAAATTATACTTACCAGACGTTTAGGAGGAGTGAGTTAATGACAAAACATACGGTAGTGGTCGCAGAATCTCAGACGCTTTTTCGTGATATGATCACAAATTTTGTAGAGGACATGGATGAATTTCAGGTAATCGGGACGTTAAAGAACGGGCAGGAAGTGCTTGATTTTATTGATGAAAAAGAAATTCGTCCATTTTTAGTCTTATTGGATATTCACATGCCTGTGCTGGATGGCTTGCAATGCGCAAAGAAATTAAAAGAACTGTATCCTAATATAAAAGTAGTGTTGTTATCGGCGTATGACGACGAAGAATCGATTGAAACAGTCCTAGCTGTATCAGCTGATGGCTATATATTAAAAAGTTCCGGCCTGGATGAGTTCAAGGATACATTACGATTCATAATCGATGGTAAATTTGTAGCTCCTCAAAAACTGGTGCAATATTTCTCACAACGGTTGGAATCTTTATTAAAGATTGAGAGAGAAAGTTCGTTGCATTATATTAAAGAACGTTTCAGTCATAATAAAGATTTGAACAATCGAGAACTAGAGATCATTCAATTAATGAAAAAAGGCTGGACGAACCGAATGATTGCGGATCAACTGGGTATTAGTGAAGGGACCGTCAAAAACTATTTGTCCATTATTTATAAGAAATTAAATATTAAGAATCGAGTGGAGCTCTTGCAAATGCTCTCTGATATGACAGGTTAATTGACGGTTAATTGTTACATTTTATCGCGATATGCACGTGGAGATAGTTGGTAATGCTTTTTAAACACTCGATGAAAATAAGAATACGAGCCAAATCCACAATTTTGTGCAATGTTTTCGAGGGTCATTGTCGTGTATTTCATCTGGTTTATAGCCGCAGACACTCGAATCGATTGTGCGTATTCGATCATCGTTTTTCCGATATGTTCTTTGAATAGGTGAACACTTCTTGAAATACTCAAGTTACAATGATCAGCAATATCTTCTACTTTTAATCCTTGTTTAGTTGCGTTTTCTTCAATGAAACGCATCATTCTCGTTACAACATATGGCCGGTATAACGGATCAGACCGTTTATCTATTGCCCTTTCTAAGGCGACACACAGTGCACTGACCAAATAATTGGTAAGTTCGCTGTTTCTTTCTTTTTCAGGCCTTCTTTCTTCAATAATCAGGTGATGCCAAAGGTCAAGCACTGCATCATCTACTATTATATTGGTTAGAGTAGGTGCTTGCTTAAAACGGGCATCTATCCACTCACCTTCACAGTATAAATTAAAGTCCCCGCTTTGCTGACCAGATTCGACATGAAGCTGGTATTCTTCCCCTGGTTTAATAATTAATAAATCTCCTTTTTCAACATTTTGTGTATGTTGATGGACAAGTACTTGCGCCTGTCCTTCCGTCTGCAATCGAAACAAATAGGAGTTATAGCGGGAATGATGGGAAGTGTAAAAGCGCTGATCATGATACGAATATCCACAAAATCCAATTTTCATTGTATCTACTCCTAAAAAAATTATTGATTTATAGCAAAATAGTTCATGTTATGATTATATCATTTATGTTCAAGAAGTCTATTTTCGTTTACTATAATAATCAAATCATTGCGCATATGTAAGGGTTAACAAAAAGTGACAATATAACAAGTGACTAACCATTAGTATTATTATTTTATCAAATATTGCGCAAATAGGATAAGTAAAGGAGTATAACGATGAGAGTTCTTATATGGAATGAATATCGCCATGAACAGCATAACGAGAAAGTAGCAAATATTTATCCGGAAGGCATTCACCGTGCACTTCAGTCATTTCTTGAAACCGATGACATTTCGGTTGAAACGGCAACATTAGATGAACCCGATCACGGTATAACAGAGGAACGTCTGGTGAACACAGACGTAATGCTATGGTGGGGACACATGGCCCATCATGAAGTGGAAGATCATATTGTTGAAAAAGTTCACCAGCGAGTACTGGAAGGAATGGGCTTAATTGTGCTGCACTC is a genomic window of Gracilibacillus salinarum containing:
- a CDS encoding helix-turn-helix domain-containing protein codes for the protein MKIGFCGYSYHDQRFYTSHHSRYNSYLFRLQTEGQAQVLVHQHTQNVEKGDLLIIKPGEEYQLHVESGQQSGDFNLYCEGEWIDARFKQAPTLTNIIVDDAVLDLWHHLIIEERRPEKERNSELTNYLVSALCVALERAIDKRSDPLYRPYVVTRMMRFIEENATKQGLKVEDIADHCNLSISRSVHLFKEHIGKTMIEYAQSIRVSAAINQMKYTTMTLENIAQNCGFGSYSYFHRVFKKHYQLSPRAYRDKM
- a CDS encoding response regulator, with the translated sequence MTKHTVVVAESQTLFRDMITNFVEDMDEFQVIGTLKNGQEVLDFIDEKEIRPFLVLLDIHMPVLDGLQCAKKLKELYPNIKVVLLSAYDDEESIETVLAVSADGYILKSSGLDEFKDTLRFIIDGKFVAPQKLVQYFSQRLESLLKIERESSLHYIKERFSHNKDLNNRELEIIQLMKKGWTNRMIADQLGISEGTVKNYLSIIYKKLNIKNRVELLQMLSDMTG